Proteins encoded in a region of the Amphiprion ocellaris isolate individual 3 ecotype Okinawa chromosome 21, ASM2253959v1, whole genome shotgun sequence genome:
- the LOC111563581 gene encoding pleckstrin homology domain-containing family A member 5-like isoform X23, with amino-acid sequence MAADPKPDWLSCLPSSWSYGVTQDGRIFFINEEAKSTTWLHPVTGEAVITGHRKTPDLPTGWEEGYTFEGARCFIK; translated from the exons ATGGCGGCGGATCCTAAGCCGGACTGGCTCTCCTGCCTTCCCTCTTCTTGGAGTTATGGGGTGACTCAGGATGGACGTATATTCTTCATCAA TGAAGAAGCAAAGAGTACAACCTGGTTGCATCCTGTTACTGGAGAAGCTGTTATCACGGGGCACAGGAAAACTCCAG ATTTACCAACAGGATGGGAGGAAGGATACACATTCGAGGGAGCTCGCTGCTTCATCAA